The Thioalkalivibrio sulfidiphilus HL-EbGr7 genome includes the window GCCGCGGCCCCTGTCCTTGGCGGCATAACAGGCCATGTCGGCCATGCGCAGTACGTCGGACGCGCGCAGGTTCGCATCATCGAGCATGACCAGGCCGATGCTGGCGCCGATGAGGAAGCTCTTGTCCCGCCACACGTAGCGGAAATCACGCACCAGGTCCACGATCCGACCGGCAACCTGCTGCGCCTCATCGAGTCTGCAGCCGCTGAGCAGCACGCCGAACTCGTCTCCGCCCAGGCGTGCCAGGGTGTCGCTGTCACGTATCGGTGTCCTGAGCAGTACGGACAGCTGGCGCAGCATGCCGTCGCCGGCCTCGTGGCCACAGGTGTCGTTGATGATCTTGAACTGATCCAGGTCCACGTACAGCAGCGCGTGTTGTTCACGTTCGCTGGCCGTGCGCAGCGCCTGGTGAAGGCGTGCCTCGAATTCCCTGCGGTTGACGAGACCGGTGAGCGGGTCATGATAGGCCAGGTGTTCGATGGTCTGTTGTGCCCGGCGATGGGCTTCCCGGTTCCTGGTCTCACGCAATTCCCGCTTGATGGCCGGACTCAGCCGGGCCAGGTTGTGCTTCATGATGTAATCGTTGGCGCCATCCTTCATGGCGGCCACGGCGATGTCTTCGCCGATGCTGCCCGAGACGATGATCACCGGCAGATCCAGGCCCGTGTCCTTGATGATCGCGATCGCCTCTGCGGAACCGAAACCAGGCATGTTGTGGTCGGTGATGACAATGTCCCAGCTTTTCTCCCGCAGTGCCTCCCTCAGGGCGGGGGCGCTGTCGACACGTACATGTCCCGGTCGGATGCCGTCCTTTCGCAGCTCACGCAGGAGCAGCTCGGCGTCGTCCTCGGAGTCCTCGATCAGGAGAATGCGCAGATCACTGCTCATGGCTCATGCCCGGGCGGGAGGTGGGACGTTGAGGACCAGCCAGTAGAGATTGAGCTGTCGAATGGCCTCCATGAACTGCTCGAAATCCACCGGCTTGCGGATGTAGCTGTTGGCGCCGAGTTCATAGCTGGACACGATGTCACGTTCCTCGCTGGACGTCGTCAGGATCACCACGGGTTGCAGTCGGGTGCGCGGGTCAGAACGGATTCTGCGCAGGACCTCGATGCCGTCGAGCTTGGGCAGGTTGAGGTCCAGCAGCACCAGTTGCGGGGCATCCAACAGGTTGCGACCTGCGTACTCGCCTG containing:
- a CDS encoding response regulator → MLERSRSILLVEDNPDDELLTLRALQKNRILNEVVVARDGAEALDYLFGTGEYAGRNLLDAPQLVLLDLNLPKLDGIEVLRRIRSDPRTRLQPVVILTTSSEERDIVSSYELGANSYIRKPVDFEQFMEAIRQLNLYWLVLNVPPPARA
- a CDS encoding GGDEF domain-containing response regulator, which translates into the protein MSSDLRILLIEDSEDDAELLLRELRKDGIRPGHVRVDSAPALREALREKSWDIVITDHNMPGFGSAEAIAIIKDTGLDLPVIIVSGSIGEDIAVAAMKDGANDYIMKHNLARLSPAIKRELRETRNREAHRRAQQTIEHLAYHDPLTGLVNRREFEARLHQALRTASEREQHALLYVDLDQFKIINDTCGHEAGDGMLRQLSVLLRTPIRDSDTLARLGGDEFGVLLSGCRLDEAQQVAGRIVDLVRDFRYVWRDKSFLIGASIGLVMLDDANLRASDVLRMADMACYAAKDRGRGRVHIYRADDQELLQRHNEMQWVGRLNQALEENRFRLYRQCITPLGPHGSSHCEILLRMLDERGELIPPGAFIPAAERYNLMPALDRWVLCNAFHWLARCRRQGAPLNSEMFFFNLSAATISDESFYAHVSHALQEHDLPPSMVGFEITETAAITNLGSALKFIEQVRQLGCRIALDDFGTGMSSFSYLRTIPADFIKIDGSFIRDMDEDAMNLAIVDAINRIGHVAGLKTIAEFVETQAIRERLVEVGVDFAQGYGIQRPIPLDAAQSMPPG